Part of the Paludisphaera borealis genome, CGTTTTTTGGGGAGGGGATCGCGTGATCGTGCGGCGACGTCTGGTTCTGGAATTCGGGCTCTTGGTTGTGCTGCTGACGTCGGCCGGCTGCTCCGACAGCTTCCTCGCCGGTCCCATCGTCTACGAAGAACAAGAGACGATGACCAAGGAATTGCCGGGGAAATCCAATCTCGCGGGCAAGCCCGTGATTCAGGACAAGGTTCGTAAGGCCCTGGCCGAGTCGTTCGGCGAGTCTCCCCAGAAGATGCGCGTGCAACCCGGCGCGCCCCTCACGGGCGCCGACAGCGGCTATGTGGGCATGCGACTGGCGAACCGGATGCAGGGAGCGGACGGGAAAGTCGGGCCGGTCGCAGTCCGCCGCGCCGACGGGACGACCGCCACCCAGACCGGCGGCTACGGCCTCTATCGCCGCCATTGCCTCCACTGCCACGGCGTCAGCGGTGCTGGCGACGGGCCGACGGCCGCGTTCCTGTACCCGATCCCGCGCGACTACCGTCGGGGCCTGTTCAAGTTCACGTCGACGCCCAACGGTGCCCGGCCCGACCGCGACGACCTGCGGCGGACCGTCCGCCACGGCCTCCACGGCACGTCAATGCCCGCCTTCGAGGCGCTCATGACGGACGAGGAGATCGAGGAAGTCGTCGATTACGTGATCTTCCTGACCAATCGCGGCGAGACCGAGCTGGCGCTCATTGAGGAAGGCTTCATCGCCGACGAGAAAGACCCCGACGCGATCTCCGAGGACGTGGTTAAAGACCTGATCGAGGGGGTTTTCAAGAAGTGGACGACCGCGCCGGCGACGGTGGTGAATCCACCTATACCGCGGACCCCTTCGAGCCAGGCGAGCATCCTCCGGGGGCGGGAGCTGTTCCTCGGCAAGACCAAGGAAAAGCTCGAATGCGCCGGCTGCCACGGGCCCCAGGGCCGCGGCGACGGACCGAGCTTCGTGAGCCAGGACGTCTTCAACGCCGTGGTTTTCGGTGGCGACCCGAGCGAGCGGCAGAAGCGGGTCGACGCCCTCGACGCGAAGACGAAGGAACTCTGGGGCCAGAAGCTCGACGAATGGGGCAACCCGCTGCGTCCGGCCAACCTGAACCGCGGAGTGTACAAAGGGGGGAGACGGCCGCTCGACATTTACTGGCGGATCGCCAAGGGGATCACCGGCGCCCAGATGCCGGCCCACTACCCGACCATCAACCATGAACAGATCTGGGACCTTGTCAATTTCGTGCTGGCGCTGCCGTATCAGCCCCACCTGCTTCGAGGCGGCGAGCCGTCGGACGCCGAGGCCGAGGCGGCGGTCGCCCATCGCTGAGGAACGAGACGGAGACGGCCGGCCGTCGCGGCTCGCGACGGCGCGGGTCGACTGGTCTTCGCCGAAGATTCGGCTGCTTTCAAACTAAGTGACGACGCGGCCCGGCCCGGTCCGACCGTCGGTACACTCGAATCCAAGGGCTGGTCCTGGGGGAGTCTCCTCGTGCGATACTGGAGTATCCTGTTCGCCGTCGCCGCCGTCTTCAGCGTCGGGGCTTTCGTCTACGCTCCGTTCTCGGCCGACTGGTGGCTGCCCAACGTCGCCGGCGACCCCTACCATGTCGTCTCCACGTTCGGTAAGGAGATCGACAGCCTCTACTTCATCATCCTGGGGATCACCGGCGTCGCCTTCATCGGCACCCAGATCGTCCTGGTCTGGGTGCAGTACCGGTACGTCGACGAGATCGGCCCGGACGGCAAGCCGACGCGCCCCGCGCAGTATTTCCACGGCAGCCAGCGGCTCGAGGTCGTCTGGACGATCATCCCCGCGGCGATCCTGGTGTTCCTCGCCCTCTACCAGATGGACACCTGGGCGAGCATCAAGCTCCGGTCGGCGACGCCCCGGGTGCCGGTGCTGGCCGAGATCACGGGGCGGCAGTTCCAGTGGGTCATCAAGTATCCGGGGCCTGACGGCAAATTGAACACGGCCGACGACCTGTTCACCGTCAGCGACCTGCATTTCGTGAAGAACCAGACGGCCCTGATCCAGCTCAAGTCGTCGGACGTACTCCACTCGTTCTTCCTTCCTCAGATGCGGATCAAGCAGGACGCCGTGCCGGGGATGACGATCCCCGTCTGGTTCGACGCCGACACGGCGGGCCACTACGAGCTAGTGTGCGCCGAGCTTTGCGGCTGGGGGCACTACAAGATGCGCGGCCACGTCACGGTCCACGAGACGGAAGAAGAATTTCAGAAATGGCAGGCCGACCAGTTGGCCGAACAGAACCGGAGCCAGCTTTCGATGGCCTCGGAATCCCAGGGGAGGTGATCGGAAATGGGTGCGGACTTGACCGCCAACGGTTCCCACGGCGCGGCTGCCGTTCCCGCCGGGGGGGATGATCACGGCCATTCCGACGGCCACGACCACATCCACCCGGCGCCGTCCAACTTCTTGTCGAAGTACGTTTTCTCGCACGATCACAAGATCATCGGCATCCAGTTCCTGTTCTCGGGGCTGATCTTCTTCGTGCTCGGCGGCCTGCTGGCGATGGCCGTCCGCTGGCAACTCGCCTGGCCCTGGAAGCCGGTGCCGATCCTGGCGAAGGCCCTCTGGTCGCACCCGGCCCTCGGTTACCAGATGCCGCCGGAGGACTACAACAAGCTGTTCACGATGCACGCGACGATCATGATCTTCTTCGTGGTCATCCCGCTGTTGACCGGCGCGTTCGGCAACTTCCTGATCCCGCTCATGATCGGCGCGCGGGACATGGCGTTTCCGAAGCTGAACATGTTCTCTTACTGGTTCATGTGGCCCGCGTTCATCATCATCACCTACTCCTTCTTCGTGGAAGGCGGCTCGGCGGAAGCCGGCTGGACGAGCTATCCACCGCTCTCGGTGTTCCGATGGTCGACGCCCGGCTCGCTCAACGGACAGACGTTCTGGCTCCTGGCCCTGCTGTTCGCCGGCATCTCGTCGCTGATGGGTTCGATCAACTACATCACGACGATCGTCATGCTCCGGTCGCCTGGAATGAAGATGTTCCGGATGCCGATGACGGTCTGGGCGATGTTCATCACGGCGTTGCTCCAAGCGTTCGCCCTGCCGGTCCTGACCTCGGCCTTGATCATGCAGCTCCTCGACCGGACGGCGGGCACGAACTTCTTCAGCCCGGTGGGCCACACGGTCGCCAACTCTCCGCCGGTGGTCGGCGGCGGCGGCCCCCTGCTCTTCCAGCACCTGTTCTGGTTCTATTCGCACCCGGCGGTCTACATCATGATCCTGCCGGGCATGGGGATCGTCTCGGACGTGATCGCCACGTTCTCGCGGAAGCCGCTGTTCGGCTACAAGCCGATGGTGCTGGCGATCGCGGGGATCGCCGGCCTCGGCTTCATCGTCTGGGGCCACCACATGTTCCAGTCGGGCATGAACCCGCAGCTCGGCGCGACGTTCATGCTGTCGACGATGATGATCGCGCTCCCCTCGGCCATCAAGGTGTTCAACTGGCTGGGAACGATGTGGGGCGGACGAATCCAGTACACGTCGGCGATGCTCAACGCGATGGCGTTCGTCGCGATGTTCATCATCGGCGGCCTGTCGGGGATCTTCATGGCGGCCACGCCGGTCGACATGCACATCCACGACACGTACTTCATCGTCGGCCACATCCACTACGTGCTGTTCGGCGGCAGCACGTTCGCGATCTTCGCGGGCATCTACTACTGGTTTCCCAAGATGTTCGGAAGGATGATGAACGAGCGTCTCGGCCTCATCCACTTCTTCCTCACCTTCATCTTCTTCAACGGCACGTTCTTCCTGATGCACATCATCGGGATGCACGGCCATCCCCGGCGGATCGCCGATCCCACGGCCTACGAATTCCTCCGAGGCGCGGGCGTGACCGGGATGAACCAGTTCATGACCCTGAGCGCGTTCGGGCTGGGGCTTACCCAGTTGATCTTCGCCTATAATTTCTTGTCCAGCCTGGTGGTGGGGGCCGAGGCCGGTCCCAACCCCTGGAACGCCAACTCGCTCGAATGGTCGACGGCGTCGCCGCCGCCGCATTATAATTTCGAGACGCTGCCCCGGGTGTACCACGCCCCCTACGAGTTCAGCGTGCCCGGCGTCGAGGCCGACTTCGTGCCCCAGACCGTCCCCCTGCCGCGGAACATCACGCTCGATCCGGTCATGGCCTGAACGAAACGGGCCTTGTCCTCCCGCTCGTTCGCGAGCCCGTTCCGGGCTTCCGAGCGAGCGGCGGCGGACCTTCCGGCCGCCGCGCCCAATCGTCCGCGACCCTCGATGAAATCAATCCAGGACGGCGATCACCCGATCGCCGGGTTTTCCGAAAGCATGACACGGCTGACATCGAATCCGAAATCTGATCCCCCCTCGGCCTACCGCCCGGGTCCGCACTGGGCCGCGGTTTTCGCCGCGGTCTTCACGCTGCCGCTGCTATTTGTAGGCGGCTCAGTGACGACCTACCGCGTGGGGCTCGCGGTCCCCGACTGGCCGACGACGTTCGGCATTAACATGTTCCTGTACGACTTCTGGAACGCCCCGTTCGGCGTTCGGGTCGAACATACGCACCGGCTCTACGGCGCTGCCGTGGGCCTGGCCACGGTCGGGCTCTGCGTCTGGTTCCTGATGTTCGAGTCCCGGCGATGGATGAAGGCGCTCGGAGTGGTCGCCCTGGTCGTCGTTATCGTCCAGGGGATTCTGGGCGGGACCCGTGTGACGCAGGTCTCGACGCTGCTGGCGGCCTTGCACGGCTGTCTCGGCCAGGCCTTCTTCGCGCTGACGACGGCCCTCGCCGTGACGACCGGGCGGGACTGGCTGAGCGACGCGCGACCGTCGGCCGACGTCGCCCGCCTGAGAACGCATTCGGCCCTCAACCTCGCCTTGATTTACGCTCAGGTGGTGCTCGGGGCGACGGTCCGGCACCTCGGCGGCCTATCGCCGGCGCTGGTCCACGGCGGCCTGGCCCTGGCGATCTGGGTCTCGACGGCCGTCTTCCTGCACCGCGCCCGGCGTGCCTCGGCGCCGCCTTCGGTCGTGCGCGCGGCCTGGGCTCAGGTGGCGATCGCGTCGCTCCAGATCGTCCTGGGAATCGCGTCGTTCATCACGCTCTTGCCGTTCGACGGCTACCCGCGGGCCGTCGGTTTTTATCAGGCGGTCGTCCGCACAGGGCATCAGACCAATGGGGCGGTGCTGTTGGCCGCGTCGTTGGTGCTGACCTTGCGCGCGTTCCGCCGGCTGGGGCCGTCGTCCCCGCCCGAATCCGCCTCGTCCCCTTCGTCTCCGTCCGCACAGGTCCCTTTGGAGGTGCTCGCTTGAAATCCGCAGTTTCCGTAAGCCAGGACACCCTCGTTTCTCCGTCCGCCGACGCCGCTCTGGCGGCCGCGGTCGGGGGCCGAGCCTCGGCTTACCTGTCGCTCACGAAGCCTCGCATCGTGCTCATGGTTCTGATCACGGTCGGGGTCGGCTTCCTGCTGGGAGCCCGCGGCAGCGCTCATCCGATGACGTTCACCCTCACCCTCCTGGGCACCGGGCTCGTGGCCGGCGGCGCCAGCACTCTCAACCAGTATCTGGAACGATCGCGCGACGCCCTGATGAGGCGGACGGCCCGTCGAGCCTTGCCGAGCGGTCGGCTGGCCTCCCCCGAAGCCGCGATCTTCGGGGCGGCCTTGGGCCTGATTGGAACGCTCATCCTGCTGGTCGGCGTCAACGGGCTGGCGGCGGCGACGGCCTTGGTCACTCTCTTGCTTTATGTTTACGTCTACACGCCTCTGAAACCTTACACGACGTTGAACACGGCCATCGGCGCGGTGCCGGGCGCGCTGCCGCCGGTGATCGGTTGGACGGCCGCCACGGGAAGTCTGAGCATCGAAGCCTGGGTGCTGTTCCTGATCGTCTTCCTCTGGCAGTTCCCGCACTTTCTGGCGATCGCCTGGATCTACCGCGACGACTACGCGCGGGGTGGAATGAAGATGCTTCCTGGGGTCGATCCGCGGGGGACGATGACCGGCCGCCAGTCGACGCTCTACGCATTGGCCCTGGTGCCGGCGGGTCTGCTGCCGTCGATCGTGGGGTTGGCCGGTCCGTTCTATTTCGTCGGAGCGATGATCCTCGGCCTGGCCTACCTGGAGTCGGCGGCCCGGTTCTGGTCGTGCGTGAACGACGCGACGGCCCGCCGTCTGCTTCGCGCCTCGATCGTGTATCTGCCGGCGGTCTTGCTGCTGCTCGTTCTGAATCCCATGCCGGCCTGACCTGACCGACGCGCGATCGGCGCGGGTCGCTTCGTTTTCCTCCTCGGTTTCGTCTCAGGGGTTTCCACCACGATGGCACACGCCGACGTCTCGACCACTTCCGAAGCCGGCCACGGCCGCTCGACCGGCCATCACGCTCCGGCTACGGCCGGCAAGGTGGCCGTGTGGCTGTTCCTGGCGACCGAGATCATGTTCTTCACGGGCCTGATCGGCTCGTACATCGTCCTCCGCGCGGGAAGCTCGTCGCGGGGGTACAGCAACCTCTACCCGCCGACGACCAACATCGCCGAACTCGAGAAGACCCACGGCGTGGTCATCAAGGCGGTCGGCGGCGCGCCGGAACAGGTCGCCCACGCGATCGAGGGGGCGACCGGGATGACCCCCGTCGAGGTCGAGAAGGTCCTTGAAGCGGTCCCTCACGCGGTCGTCGCCCGGCTGAGCGCCGCCAAGGCCCATGCGCTGCTCGAACAGCTTGAGTCCCAAGGGGCGAAGGCCGAGACCGAAGAGCTGGTGACGCACAACTGGCCCAAGCCCTACGACCCGATGACCAACCCGCTGAGCATCGACCTGACGGCCGCCAACACGTTCGTCCTGATCTGTTCGTCGGTGACGATGGTGCTGGCCCTCGCGGCGATCCAGCAGGGCAAGAAGGGGAAATGCTCCGCATACCTCCTGGCCACGGTGGTGATCGGATCAGTGTTCGTCGGCGTGCAGGTCTTCGAGTATTATCAGCTCATGGTCGGCCACCACTACCCGCCCGGGATCAGCGCGACCGGGCATTTCCGGCCCGACGTCAGCCTGTTCGCCTCGTGCTTCTTCGCCATGACCGGGTTCCACGGCCTGCACGTCTCGATCGGCGTCCTCGCGCTGTTCCTGGTGTTCCTCCAGTCGCTCACAGGCAAGTACAATCCGGCGAACTACGCGACGATCGAGCACGTCGGCCTCTACTGGCACTTCGTCGACCTCGTCTGGATCATCCTGTTCACGATCGTTTATCTCGTCTGACCGAAGTCAACGCCGTCCCGAGGACCCCGCTCATGAGCGACCAAGCCGCCGCGATCTCCCCGAGCGAAGCCGCCGAGCTCGAAGTCGAGTCGCATACTCCGTACCTCAAGGTCTGGTTCGGGCTGCTCGTGTTCACCCTCGTCGAGTATTTCTACGCCCGAATTTTCATGGATCATTTCACGTTCCTGATCCTCGGCCTCTTGTTCCTGGCGATCGTCAAGGCCTGCATGGTCGGTTGGTACTTCATGCACCTGAAGTTCGAGAAGCCCTGGGTCTATCTCATGATCGTCCCCGCCCTGGTCTTCGCGGCGATCTTGACCCTCGCGCTGTGCCCCGACATGGTTCTGAAGTACGATGAGGCTGAGGACGAGGCGAACGAACCGCAAACGACCACGGCCCACTTGATCGGCGAGCGGCCCTCGTTCGCCGTCGCGACCGTCGTCAACCCTCACTAACACCATCCCATCGCAACCCTCTCTCCGGTTTGCTAGACAGCCAGGCGGCGTTATCGTGGAATCGGCCTATCGGCGCGGATCGCTCATCGTCTTGTTCACGGTTCTGGCCTCGGGCCTGCTCTGCCTGGCGACGGCCCGGGGGCCGCGCGGCGGGGCTTCAGCGGCTCAGGATCTCGGCGATGGAGCCTACGACCTCGGCGCATTCCACCTGACCGAGCGGTCGGGCGACGCGGTCACCGACGCGACCCTCGCCGACCGAGTCTGGATCGGTTCGTTCATCTTCACGCGCTGCCAGCTCTCATGTCCTCGGATCACGAGCATCATGAGGAGCCTTCAGGAGCGGCTCGCGGGCGACGACGTCCTGCTCGTCAGCCTCTCGGTCGATCCCGACCACGACACCCCGGCCATCCTGGCCGACTACGCCAAGCGGTTCGGCGCGATCGCCGGGCGGTGGTTGTTTTTGACCGGCGACCACGACGCCATCTACGAGATGATCGCCAAGCGGTTCCATCTCACGGCGCTGGCCAACCCGGCCCCCGACCCCGACGGCAAGGACGAGGCGATCGTCCACAGCGACCGCCTGGCCCTGGTCGACCGCGGCCGGATCGTCGGCCTGTTCGATTCCCAGGATTCGAAGGCCCTCGACGAACTGATCTCCCAGGCCAAACGCCGCGCCTTGCCGCGTTGGGTTCGCGCGCTCCCCGCCGTCAACGCCAGCCTCAACGGCCTCTGCACGATCCTCTTGCTCACCGGCTGGGTGCTCATCCGCCGTCCCGGGTCGGATCGATCGACCCGCGTCGCCCCCGCCGTCTTCTCGGCGTCCGACGCGCTTCATCACCCGGCCACGCGCGGCCACGTGATCGCGATGGCCCTGGCCGTCACGGCCGCCGCCCTGTTCCTGGGATCGTACCTCTTCTACCACTTTCACGCCGGTAGCGTGGCCTTTCGGGGACAGGGTTCGACCCGCTGGCTCTACTTCACGATCCTGCTCTCGCACACAGTGCTCGCCACCCTCGGCGTCGCGCCGCTCGTGCTCATCACGCTCTACCGCGCCCTGCGCGGCGACTTCGCACGCCACGCCCGGCTCGGCCAGCTCACCTTCCCCATCTGGCTCTACGTCTCGATCACGGGCGTCGTCATCTACTTGATGCTCTATCAGATGCCTGTCTCGACCTCGACCTCGAGCTACTGATCCGGGCTCTCGTCCTTGCGCAACCCAACTCATCCCGGGTGCGGGTTGCGGCGATTCGGCTTGACAAGATCTCCAGCCGGCCCAGAGAATGATGGTAGGTTTACTGCAACCAATCGCACTCGCGTTAACCGATCCTGTGACAGGGTTATGTCCACTAAATAGGGAATCCCGGAAAATGTTCGATCCTTTTTCCGGTGGTTTCGTATCATAATCCTAATTCCTTGAGCGAGACTGCGTAGAGACAGAGGAGCAAGGATCGTCGCCGTTTTGGTCGACTGCATGTTGCGACGCAACGGTGCTTGACGTTCATCTGGAATTCTCTTCGCGATGAGCATCCATGCGACTTCCCGTTTCAGTCCGTGGCTTATCCGCTGGCATTCGACGACGTAAGTCGCGGGGGCCGACGCTTGAATATTTTGAACGGCGGATCTTGCTCTCGACGTTCACGGTCGAGAACACGGCGGACGACGGCGCGGGCTCGCTGCGCTGGGCGATCCTCCAGGTCAACGCCGACACGTCGCCGAGCACGATCCAGTTCGCCATTCCGGGCGCGGGGGTGCGGACGATCGCGCTGACCTCGGCCCTTGAGCCGATCATCCACCCGGTGACGATCGACGCTCGGACGCAGCCGGCCTATTCGGGCCAACCGCTCGTCAAGCTCGACGGGTCGGCCTTGCCGATGATTCAGAACGGCCTGGTGATCTCGGCCGGCGACAGCACGGTGGCCGGCCTGATCATCTCGGGGTTCCAGGGCGCGGGCATCCTCCTGACCACGGGAGGCGGGAACCTCGTCGCTTCGAACTACATCGGAGTCGGTCCCCAGGGGGTCTCCGCGCAGCCCAACGGCGACGGCGTGGTGATCCTCGCGTCGTCGCACAACACGATCGGCGGCGGGACCGGCGCGGGAAATCTGATCTCCGGCAACCAAGGCAACGGCGTCAAGATCACGGGCACGTCGCTCGATACGATCGGCAACCAGGTCTCGGGCAATCTCATCGGCACGACGCTCGACGGCTTGCGATCGCTGGGCAACGGGTCGGACGGCGTTCTGCTCTCGGGAGGCCGCGGCGCGATCATCGGCGGGATGGGCCCCAGGCTGGGCAACGTGATCTCCGGCAACAAGGGGAACGGCCTGGAGCTGAATTCCGGCGCGCGCGAGAGCCAGATCACGGGGAACGCGATCGGTCTGGCGATCGACGGGGTGCACGCCGTGGCCAACCTTCGCGACGGGGTGCTGCTCAACTCCGCGCCGGCGAACACGATCGGCGGGCTCACGTCCCAGGCGGCCAACCAGATCTCCGGCAACAACGGCAGCGGCATACGAACGCAGGTCGACACGACCGGCCTGGTGGTCCAGGGCAACCAGATCGGCACCGACGCCTCGGGCCGGCTGGTCCTGGGCAATCTCGGCAACGGCCTCACTCTCGGCACCGGATCGAACTCGATCGGCGGGATGAGCATGGGGGCCGGCAACACCATCGCGTACAATGGCACGGGCGCGGTCGGGTCGGGCGTCCAGCTCATGGGACTCGTCACCGGCGTGACGATCCTCTCCAACTCGATCCACCACAACGCCAATCTCGGCATCAACTTCGGCGACGGACCGACCCTCAATCATCCGACGATCCATGGTCCCGGGCCTAACAACTGGCAGAACTACCCGATCCTGTCGACGGCCCAGAGCGACGGCCAGGCGACGCTGGCCGAGGGGACCCTCTCGGGCGGAGCGTCGCAGTCGTACACGATCCAGTTTTTCTGGAGCGATCTGCCCGATCCCTCGGGGTTCGGCGAGGGAAAACTGTATCTCGGGTCGATTTCGGTTACGACCGACGCGGCCGGCGCGGCGACCTTCAAGCTGCCGACGCTCGGTGCCGTTGCGCCCGGCGGGTTTATTTCGGCGACCGCCACCGACGCCCAGGGCGACACGTCCGAGTTCTCGCAAGCCGTGCTCGTCCAACCCGTCTCCGACGTCAGCGTCCAGCTCACGGCGAATCCCAACCCCGCGTCCCCGGGCGCGGCGATCACGTATACGGCGACCGTCAAGAACACCGGCAATCTCATCGCCCATCACGTCGTCCTGACCGCTCAGCTCCCCATGGGAGCGACGATCGGCTCGTCGTCGGGCTCGCAGGGGTCGTCGCCCGTCATCCAGGGAGGGACGCTCACCGCCGCCCTGGGCTCACTGTTGCCGGGAGCGTCGGCCGTCGTGGTCGTCGTGGTTCAACCCCCGGCTGGTTACTTGGGGAACCTCGTCAGCACGGCTCAGGTGACGATGGATGAGGTCGACGCTCATCCCGGCGACAACTCGACGAGCGTCTCGGTCCGCATCGCGACGACGGCCGACCTGAACCTCAAGCTGACCGCCGGGCCCCCCTCGGGCCACGTCGGCGACCTCCTCACCTACGAGCTGACCGTCTCGAACGCGGGACCGGACCCGGCGTCGAACGCGGTCCTCATCCTCCCCTTCGCCAGCAACACCTCGTATGTGAGCGCCTCGGGAACGCAAGGGGCGGGCGTGTTGCAGTCGGACCGGCTGATCGTCAATCTGGGCTCGATCGCGTCGGGCGGCCAGGCTCGGATCACGGTCGTCCTGAAGGCGACGGGCCTGGGGACGATCGCCTCGACCGCGAGCGTCACGAGCGACGCCTACGATCCGAATCTGAACGACGACTTCGCGAGCCTGGCGACGATGATTCGCCCCCAGGCCGACCTCCGGCTCGTCATGCAAGCGCCCCCGGTCGCCGCCGACGGCTACAACGTCGTGTACGGGGTGACGATTTTCAACGCGGGTCCCGACGCCGCCGAGGGCGTCACGATCCAGGATCTGTTGCCGTCGCGGACGGCGTACGTGGCAGCCTC contains:
- a CDS encoding c-type cytochrome, translating into MIVRRRLVLEFGLLVVLLTSAGCSDSFLAGPIVYEEQETMTKELPGKSNLAGKPVIQDKVRKALAESFGESPQKMRVQPGAPLTGADSGYVGMRLANRMQGADGKVGPVAVRRADGTTATQTGGYGLYRRHCLHCHGVSGAGDGPTAAFLYPIPRDYRRGLFKFTSTPNGARPDRDDLRRTVRHGLHGTSMPAFEALMTDEEIEEVVDYVIFLTNRGETELALIEEGFIADEKDPDAISEDVVKDLIEGVFKKWTTAPATVVNPPIPRTPSSQASILRGRELFLGKTKEKLECAGCHGPQGRGDGPSFVSQDVFNAVVFGGDPSERQKRVDALDAKTKELWGQKLDEWGNPLRPANLNRGVYKGGRRPLDIYWRIAKGITGAQMPAHYPTINHEQIWDLVNFVLALPYQPHLLRGGEPSDAEAEAAVAHR
- a CDS encoding cytochrome c oxidase subunit II encodes the protein MRYWSILFAVAAVFSVGAFVYAPFSADWWLPNVAGDPYHVVSTFGKEIDSLYFIILGITGVAFIGTQIVLVWVQYRYVDEIGPDGKPTRPAQYFHGSQRLEVVWTIIPAAILVFLALYQMDTWASIKLRSATPRVPVLAEITGRQFQWVIKYPGPDGKLNTADDLFTVSDLHFVKNQTALIQLKSSDVLHSFFLPQMRIKQDAVPGMTIPVWFDADTAGHYELVCAELCGWGHYKMRGHVTVHETEEEFQKWQADQLAEQNRSQLSMASESQGR
- a CDS encoding cytochrome c oxidase subunit I, which produces MGADLTANGSHGAAAVPAGGDDHGHSDGHDHIHPAPSNFLSKYVFSHDHKIIGIQFLFSGLIFFVLGGLLAMAVRWQLAWPWKPVPILAKALWSHPALGYQMPPEDYNKLFTMHATIMIFFVVIPLLTGAFGNFLIPLMIGARDMAFPKLNMFSYWFMWPAFIIITYSFFVEGGSAEAGWTSYPPLSVFRWSTPGSLNGQTFWLLALLFAGISSLMGSINYITTIVMLRSPGMKMFRMPMTVWAMFITALLQAFALPVLTSALIMQLLDRTAGTNFFSPVGHTVANSPPVVGGGGPLLFQHLFWFYSHPAVYIMILPGMGIVSDVIATFSRKPLFGYKPMVLAIAGIAGLGFIVWGHHMFQSGMNPQLGATFMLSTMMIALPSAIKVFNWLGTMWGGRIQYTSAMLNAMAFVAMFIIGGLSGIFMAATPVDMHIHDTYFIVGHIHYVLFGGSTFAIFAGIYYWFPKMFGRMMNERLGLIHFFLTFIFFNGTFFLMHIIGMHGHPRRIADPTAYEFLRGAGVTGMNQFMTLSAFGLGLTQLIFAYNFLSSLVVGAEAGPNPWNANSLEWSTASPPPHYNFETLPRVYHAPYEFSVPGVEADFVPQTVPLPRNITLDPVMA
- a CDS encoding COX15/CtaA family protein; its protein translation is MKSIQDGDHPIAGFSESMTRLTSNPKSDPPSAYRPGPHWAAVFAAVFTLPLLFVGGSVTTYRVGLAVPDWPTTFGINMFLYDFWNAPFGVRVEHTHRLYGAAVGLATVGLCVWFLMFESRRWMKALGVVALVVVIVQGILGGTRVTQVSTLLAALHGCLGQAFFALTTALAVTTGRDWLSDARPSADVARLRTHSALNLALIYAQVVLGATVRHLGGLSPALVHGGLALAIWVSTAVFLHRARRASAPPSVVRAAWAQVAIASLQIVLGIASFITLLPFDGYPRAVGFYQAVVRTGHQTNGAVLLAASLVLTLRAFRRLGPSSPPESASSPSSPSAQVPLEVLA
- the cyoE gene encoding heme o synthase; translated protein: MKSAVSVSQDTLVSPSADAALAAAVGGRASAYLSLTKPRIVLMVLITVGVGFLLGARGSAHPMTFTLTLLGTGLVAGGASTLNQYLERSRDALMRRTARRALPSGRLASPEAAIFGAALGLIGTLILLVGVNGLAAATALVTLLLYVYVYTPLKPYTTLNTAIGAVPGALPPVIGWTAATGSLSIEAWVLFLIVFLWQFPHFLAIAWIYRDDYARGGMKMLPGVDPRGTMTGRQSTLYALALVPAGLLPSIVGLAGPFYFVGAMILGLAYLESAARFWSCVNDATARRLLRASIVYLPAVLLLLVLNPMPA
- a CDS encoding cytochrome c oxidase subunit 3, which encodes MAHADVSTTSEAGHGRSTGHHAPATAGKVAVWLFLATEIMFFTGLIGSYIVLRAGSSSRGYSNLYPPTTNIAELEKTHGVVIKAVGGAPEQVAHAIEGATGMTPVEVEKVLEAVPHAVVARLSAAKAHALLEQLESQGAKAETEELVTHNWPKPYDPMTNPLSIDLTAANTFVLICSSVTMVLALAAIQQGKKGKCSAYLLATVVIGSVFVGVQVFEYYQLMVGHHYPPGISATGHFRPDVSLFASCFFAMTGFHGLHVSIGVLALFLVFLQSLTGKYNPANYATIEHVGLYWHFVDLVWIILFTIVYLV
- a CDS encoding cytochrome C oxidase subunit IV family protein: MSDQAAAISPSEAAELEVESHTPYLKVWFGLLVFTLVEYFYARIFMDHFTFLILGLLFLAIVKACMVGWYFMHLKFEKPWVYLMIVPALVFAAILTLALCPDMVLKYDEAEDEANEPQTTTAHLIGERPSFAVATVVNPH
- a CDS encoding DUF420 domain-containing protein; its protein translation is MESAYRRGSLIVLFTVLASGLLCLATARGPRGGASAAQDLGDGAYDLGAFHLTERSGDAVTDATLADRVWIGSFIFTRCQLSCPRITSIMRSLQERLAGDDVLLVSLSVDPDHDTPAILADYAKRFGAIAGRWLFLTGDHDAIYEMIAKRFHLTALANPAPDPDGKDEAIVHSDRLALVDRGRIVGLFDSQDSKALDELISQAKRRALPRWVRALPAVNASLNGLCTILLLTGWVLIRRPGSDRSTRVAPAVFSASDALHHPATRGHVIAMALAVTAAALFLGSYLFYHFHAGSVAFRGQGSTRWLYFTILLSHTVLATLGVAPLVLITLYRALRGDFARHARLGQLTFPIWLYVSITGVVIYLMLYQMPVSTSTSSY